A segment of the Odoribacter splanchnicus DSM 20712 genome:
CATACGAACGCAGTTTTTCAGCAAATACTTTCACGTATCCGTCGTCTTCAAAGCGGAGGGACGATCGATAGCCTGCAAGACATCGGCGCTAATACCGATCATCAGATCGGTGCCAGTTACGTTTCCCTGAAAGAATTGTCAGCAGCTTATCCGCCCGATGAAAAATTGGCCCTTTTGTTATGGAATCAAGGACAAAGAGAAGAGCAAATCGTGGCCTGCCTGCTTTTCCCTCAAGATTTAAATAAAGAAAAAATTACGCAATTAGCACCTCACTGTCTCCATTTTGAAATTGCCGGTTATTTAGGTTCGCTTTATTTATATAAACGCCCGGATTTACTTGAATTAGCGGAAGAATGGCTCAATTCAGAAAACCCGTTCATGCAGCTGGCAATCATGACAGCCCTTGCCAGATACCTCATTTTAAATAAAGAGAGTGACAAAATATCTAAAGATTACTTTCGTACTGTTGTCAACCGGAATTATAAAGACAAGTATGTTCAGTTAGCAGCCGAACGCTATCGTTTTAACATTTAATAAATGTTAAAGCTGGCATTTAATGAGTAGTAAGAGATTTTTAATAAGAAAACTTTCTTACTTTTGTGAAGTTATTACGGAAAAAAAGTATTAATAAATCGTTTAATATAAATTTACTACTATGTCAAAATTAGATTTAAGCAAGTATGGCATTACCGATGTGAAAGAAATCCTTCACAATCCTTCTTACGAGGAATTATTCAAAGCCGAAACCGATCCCTCTTTAACCGGGTATGAAAAAGGCCAGGTAACCGAATTAGGTGCTGTAAACGTAATGACAGGTATTTATACCGGTCGTTCTCCTAAAGATAAATTCTTTGTAAAAAATGAAGCCAGTGAAAAAACTGTTTGGTGGACTTCAGAAGAATACAAAAACGACAACAAACCTTGTAGCGAAGAAGCTTGGGCCGATCTGAAAGCAAAAGCTGTTAAAGAATTATCAGGTAAAAAATTATACGTTGTCGATACTTTCTGCGGAGCAAACGCAGGTACTCGTTTGAAAGTTCGTTTCATCATGGAAGTTGCGTGGCAGGCTCATTTCGTAAAGAATATGTTTATCCGTCCTACCGAGGAAGAATTGGCCAACTACGGCGAACCGGATTTCGTTTCTTTCAATGCTGCTAAAGCTAAAGTAGACAACTACAAAGAACTGGGTCTGAATTCAGAAACAGCAACTGTATTCAACCTAAGAACCAATGAGCAGGTGATACTGAATACCTGGTACGGCGGAGAAATGAAAAAAGGTATTTTCTCTATCATGAATTACCTGAATCCGTTACGTGGTATCGCTTCTATGCACTGCTCGGCAAACACCGATCTGGAAGGTAAAAACACAGCTATTTTCTTCGGTCTGTCCGGAACCGGTAAAACCACTTTATCGACCGACCCGAAACGTTTGTTGATCGGGGATGACGAACACGGTTGGGATGACGAAGGTGTGTTCAACTACGAAGGCGGTTGCTATGCAAAAGTAATCAATCTGGACAAAGACAGCGAACCGGATATCTACAACGCCATCAAACGTGACGCCCTGTTGGAGAACGTAACTGTAGATGCAAACGGCAAGATCGATTTCAACGACAAATCGGTAACTGAAAACACCCGTGTTTCTTATCCGATCTATCACATCAAGAATATCGTCAAACCGGTATCTAAAGGCCCGGCAGCCAAACAGGTTATCTTCTTGTCAGCCGACGCATTCGGAGTATTGCCTCCGGTATCCATCCTGAACGCAGAACAGACAAAATATTATTTCCTGTCCGGATTTACCGCAAAATTGGCAGGAACAGAGCGTGGAATTACCGAGCCGACACCGACTTTCTCTGCTTGTTTCGGAGCTGCTTTCTTATCACTGCATCCCACCAAATATGCAGAAGAGCTGGTAAAGAAAATGGAAAAATCAGGTGCTAAAGCTTATTTAGTAAACACCGGATGGAACGGTACCGGCAAACGTATTTCTATTAAAGATACCCGTGGTATCATCGATGCCATCCTG
Coding sequences within it:
- a CDS encoding DNA alkylation repair protein codes for the protein MDFSIIDPHTNAVFQQILSRIRRLQSGGTIDSLQDIGANTDHQIGASYVSLKELSAAYPPDEKLALLLWNQGQREEQIVACLLFPQDLNKEKITQLAPHCLHFEIAGYLGSLYLYKRPDLLELAEEWLNSENPFMQLAIMTALARYLILNKESDKISKDYFRTVVNRNYKDKYVQLAAERYRFNI
- the pckA gene encoding phosphoenolpyruvate carboxykinase (ATP); translation: MSKLDLSKYGITDVKEILHNPSYEELFKAETDPSLTGYEKGQVTELGAVNVMTGIYTGRSPKDKFFVKNEASEKTVWWTSEEYKNDNKPCSEEAWADLKAKAVKELSGKKLYVVDTFCGANAGTRLKVRFIMEVAWQAHFVKNMFIRPTEEELANYGEPDFVSFNAAKAKVDNYKELGLNSETATVFNLRTNEQVILNTWYGGEMKKGIFSIMNYLNPLRGIASMHCSANTDLEGKNTAIFFGLSGTGKTTLSTDPKRLLIGDDEHGWDDEGVFNYEGGCYAKVINLDKDSEPDIYNAIKRDALLENVTVDANGKIDFNDKSVTENTRVSYPIYHIKNIVKPVSKGPAAKQVIFLSADAFGVLPPVSILNAEQTKYYFLSGFTAKLAGTERGITEPTPTFSACFGAAFLSLHPTKYAEELVKKMEKSGAKAYLVNTGWNGTGKRISIKDTRGIIDAILDGSIDKAPTKTIPFFDFVVPTALPGVDPKILDPRDTYANASEWETKAKDLSERFIKNFKKFEGNAAGKALVAAGPKL